A section of the Pediococcus inopinatus genome encodes:
- a CDS encoding DEAD/DEAH box helicase, with product MKNGFLEFNLQPFLMSALDEINFTQPTPVQEKLIPVILAGRSVIGQSQTGSGKTHTFLLPLINQINPSKKQVQVVITTPSRELAYQINAAARQLVGSDEINIEIGNYVGGTDKKRQMDKLKHRQPQIVIGTPGRIWDLIHSQALDVHLASQFVVDEADMTLDMGFLNEVDKIAASLPKDLQMMVFSATIPKSLNIFLKKYMSNPVIEEIPVQSIISPTIDNWLISTKSKGKNNVIHQLLTIGEPYLVLIFCNTKERADELTDYLKQQGLKVAKVHGGVKPRERKRIMKEIHNLDFQFVVATDLASRGIDIEGVSMVINDGIPDDLDFFIHRVGRTGRNGMSGTAITLYEPGEEEKVSEIEKLGVKFQPKAIKNGEVVDSYDRNRRTTRVRDHHKLDPTMVGMVKKKKRKVKPGYKRQIRKAIEIKDQSDRRKAQHTEFLRTKRQRIKQHRAKRDHGED from the coding sequence ATGAAAAACGGTTTTTTAGAATTTAATTTACAACCATTTTTGATGAGCGCCTTAGATGAGATTAATTTCACTCAGCCAACACCAGTTCAAGAAAAACTAATTCCAGTTATTCTGGCTGGCAGAAGTGTGATTGGTCAGTCACAAACAGGTAGTGGAAAAACACATACCTTTTTGTTACCACTGATCAATCAAATCAATCCGTCCAAAAAACAAGTTCAGGTTGTCATTACAACCCCTAGTCGAGAACTTGCTTATCAGATTAATGCAGCTGCCCGTCAATTAGTGGGCTCTGATGAAATTAACATTGAAATTGGTAATTACGTTGGGGGAACTGATAAAAAACGGCAGATGGACAAGTTAAAGCATCGACAGCCACAAATTGTTATTGGAACACCAGGAAGAATTTGGGACTTAATTCATAGTCAAGCTTTAGATGTGCATCTGGCTTCACAATTTGTCGTTGATGAAGCTGATATGACCTTGGATATGGGATTTTTGAATGAGGTAGACAAGATTGCCGCAAGTTTACCAAAAGATTTGCAAATGATGGTCTTTTCGGCCACTATTCCTAAGTCATTGAACATCTTTTTAAAGAAGTATATGTCAAATCCAGTGATTGAAGAGATTCCTGTTCAGAGTATCATTAGTCCCACAATTGATAACTGGTTAATTTCTACAAAAAGTAAAGGTAAGAATAATGTCATTCATCAGTTGTTAACAATTGGTGAACCTTATTTAGTGTTGATTTTCTGTAACACAAAAGAGCGTGCTGATGAGTTAACAGATTACTTGAAACAACAAGGGTTGAAAGTTGCCAAAGTTCATGGTGGCGTTAAACCGCGTGAACGTAAACGAATTATGAAAGAAATTCATAATCTTGATTTTCAATTTGTCGTTGCCACTGATTTAGCATCACGTGGGATTGATATTGAAGGTGTTTCAATGGTCATCAATGACGGGATTCCTGATGATCTCGACTTCTTTATTCATCGAGTTGGGCGAACTGGGCGTAACGGGATGTCAGGAACAGCCATTACGCTCTACGAACCAGGTGAAGAAGAAAAAGTTTCTGAAATTGAAAAATTAGGGGTTAAATTTCAGCCTAAAGCAATCAAGAATGGCGAAGTCGTTGATTCATATGATCGTAACCGCCGGACAACGCGCGTTAGAGATCACCATAAGTTGGATCCAACGATGGTGGGAATGGTTAAGAAGAAGAAACGTAAGGTTAAACCTGGCTATAAACGTCAAATTAGAAAAGCGATCGAAATCAAAGATCAAAGTGATCGTCGTAAAGCACAACACACAGAGTTCTTGAGAACGAAACGGCAAAGAATTAAGCAACATAGAGCAAAAAGAGATCATGGCGAGGATTGA
- a CDS encoding DHH family phosphoesterase: MTLQQEIFEQIKKHQRIIIHRHQRPDPDAIGSQIGLAEIIHASFPMKTVLAVGKQVGGLSWIGEMDTADDDDYDDALVIVTDTANPPRVDDNRYTNGQELIKIDHHPNDDPYGDLAWVVPSASSSSEMIFDLYHQFKHELTLNAKAAQALYTGIIGDTGRFLYSDTTPHTLRVAASLMATGFDVTAVNQKLDSMPLSVAHLSAYVYQNLQITEDGAASVCLTGEVLDQFDLKDAGTAGVVPLPGKIDSVVCWAIFVIQRDGSYRVRLRSKGPTINELAKKHDGGGHALASGAKAKDLDEVQTIQTELAAIATAYKKSEKE; the protein is encoded by the coding sequence ATGACTCTGCAACAGGAAATATTTGAACAAATAAAAAAACATCAACGCATTATTATTCATCGCCATCAACGGCCAGATCCAGATGCAATTGGTTCTCAAATTGGTTTGGCAGAAATTATTCATGCTTCTTTTCCAATGAAGACTGTTTTAGCAGTTGGAAAACAAGTAGGTGGCTTATCATGGATTGGTGAGATGGATACGGCCGACGATGATGATTATGATGATGCTTTAGTAATCGTCACAGATACTGCTAATCCACCACGGGTTGATGATAATCGGTATACCAATGGGCAGGAATTAATTAAAATTGACCATCATCCCAATGATGATCCATATGGTGATTTGGCTTGGGTGGTTCCAAGTGCTTCAAGCAGTTCAGAAATGATTTTTGATCTTTACCATCAATTTAAACATGAGCTGACTTTAAATGCGAAGGCTGCTCAGGCACTTTACACCGGAATTATTGGTGATACGGGTAGATTCTTATATTCAGATACTACACCGCATACGCTACGAGTGGCTGCTTCTTTGATGGCAACAGGCTTTGATGTCACTGCTGTCAATCAAAAATTAGATAGTATGCCATTATCTGTTGCGCATCTTTCTGCCTACGTTTACCAAAATTTACAGATCACAGAAGATGGCGCTGCCTCAGTTTGTTTAACAGGGGAAGTATTAGACCAATTTGATTTAAAAGATGCTGGTACAGCAGGTGTTGTGCCCCTACCCGGAAAAATTGACTCTGTTGTTTGTTGGGCAATTTTTGTAATCCAAAGAGATGGTAGTTATCGAGTTCGCCTGCGTTCTAAAGGGCCAACAATTAATGAATTAGCTAAGAAACATGATGGTGGGGGACATGCCCTTGCTAGCGGTGCAAAAGCTAAGGATCTTGATGAAGTTCAAACGATTCAAACTGAATTAGCAGCAATCGCAACAGCTTATAAGAAGAGCGAGAAGGAGTAA